The genomic stretch CAAAAAGCGTTTATATTGCCATTGGCGCGGTGATGTGGATCGCCATGCTCAAGTCGGGTGTGCACGCGACCCTCGCGGGCGTGTTGCTGGCGTTCTTTATCCCGATTCGATCTGCGTCTGAGCCGAATGTCTCGCCGCTGAAAAGCCTGGAGCACGACTTACATACCCTGGTGGCGTTTGTCATTCTGCCCATCTTCGCGTTCTGTAACGCGGGGCTGAACCTGTCGGGCGTCGGCATGGAACAGGTGTTGCACGGCGTGCCGCTCGGCATCGCGCTGGGGCTGTTCGTTGGCAAGCAGGTCGGCATCTTCGGCTTCTGCTGGTTGGGCATCAAACTGAAGATGACTGAACTGCCCAGCGATTTCTCGTGGGCGTCGCTTTACGGCACGGCGGCGTTATGCGGCATCGGCTTTACGATGAGCCTGTTTATCGGGTCGCTGGCCTTTGAGGAGACCGGCGTCAACCTGATGTTTGACGAGCGGCTGGGTATTATCCTCGGCTCGCTGGCGTCTGGCGTCTTGGGTTACTTTGTCCTCAACGCGACGCTGAAGAAAGAAACCGCAGCCTAGTTTCTTAGATGACATACTGTTCATTCAATGCCCAGGGGTGATGTTACTCCTGGGCGTTATTTGTTAGATGATTCGAGTCCTTGGTACATCTCTGTTCGCTTCGGTGCGGGCTTATTGCCCTCTTTGCACAGGAGCTCACAGAGACTCGCCAAGGCCTTTAATTTTTAAGCGAGGAATGGTATTCCCGCTTAGTTTTTCAAACCGCGGGCGCGCATGAGAGGGACTAGTATTTCAATTTCATCAGACTGGATGTAATCGGGCGCGACGTCGAGCATGGCTTGAATGCCAAAGGCGTCGTCATGCTGCATGGTGTTGACGAATGATTTCCTTCCAGCCAGGTGGACTTCACGAACCAACGCCTCGTTGAACTGTCCCCAATCAATGTTGACAATCGGCGGGTCGAATTTGTCGAGCAAGATTGGCAGTCCCGCAACGCCGACTGGTACGCCGGGGCGCAAGAGAAATTGGTCAGTAATCGCTTGAGTTTGCTGCAAGAGGTCCCAATCGCCGCAGTGCATGGTGACTTTGCCTAGAAGGCCCTCTTCTTTGATAATTTTGACAAGTTTCTTTGGATCGCCCGCTTTGAAATCCAAGTCGGGGAGCGCTTTTCCCTTCATAAATTCCAGCGCTTCGCGAAGAGTTGGGACGCGCGTATTTTTGAATTCATCGCTGAACCAGGAGCCTGCGTCGAGTTGCTTAATTTCGGCAAGCGTGTGTTCGCTGACCGGACCGGAACCGTTGGTGGTGCGGTCGAGAGTGGAGTCGTGAATAATGACTAACTCGCCGTCTTTGGTTTCGCGAATGTCGATTTCAAGCAGGTCGCAGCCGTGTTCAATCGCGGCTTTGAAGGCCGGCAGCGTGTTTTCGGGCGCGTATTTCACTGTTCCGCGATGTCCTACCACCAGCGGGCCGCCCCATTCATAAAATTTTTCACCGTT from Candidatus Hinthialibacter antarcticus encodes the following:
- a CDS encoding glycerophosphodiester phosphodiesterase family protein, with the protein product MNFIKILSVVAIGIIAALCAAASASPISSIDSAHLVERALREQHNIRHRTISVEQSTCNNHPAYIVTGISGDDGYRSIVDAQVARVMEIEQNGEKFYEWGGPLVVGHRGTVKYAPENTLPAFKAAIEHGCDLLEIDIRETKDGELVIIHDSTLDRTTNGSGPVSEHTLAEIKQLDAGSWFSDEFKNTRVPTLREALEFMKGKALPDLDFKAGDPKKLVKIIKEEGLLGKVTMHCGDWDLLQQTQAITDQFLLRPGVPVGVAGLPILLDKFDPPIVNIDWGQFNEALVREVHLAGRKSFVNTMQHDDAFGIQAMLDVAPDYIQSDEIEILVPLMRARGLKN